The genomic region CCGCCTCATGCCTTGAAGGGGGAGCCGATGGGTGGATCGCTCAGATCGCAAGATCCAAGAACCTCTTTGGCAggggcgtcgggcgaaaaggcgaCGGAGGCGGGATCGCGCGATGACCACGGCTCCCCGGCTGAGATCGGGCGGGGCCAGGGGAAATTCACGCAATGGCGTGTTTATTTCTGCGCCGAGACGGATCCTGGGAATTGGATTGAAGGCCGCGTCCGTTTTACTCCTCATTCGCGATGGCTGGTTTTCTTCGATTTGGAGAATGCCATCCTTGCCGGCGACTACTGGCCGGACGGCGACTCGATCGAGGTAGGGCGTCGTTTCAAGATTGATGGATTTGACGTGCTGGTTGATGAATGTGTGCAGGTGGATCTTCGTTCGAAGAGACCGGAGCTGATTGACCTGACGGAAACGAGGCTTCATGGAAAATCGGGAGGGCGATTTTGGGCTCTTATTGACAGCGACGATGAAGATCAAGGGGAAGATCACAGCTTCTCACGTACTGAGGTGTGTCCACAGGGTACGGAACCGACGGAGACGCCGGCGCTCATAGGGGCACCAGATCGTCGTCATTCGAAATTTCAAAAAGTCAAGCCGAAAATGAAGCCCTGGATCGGTCCAATTCCTAAGGTATTCCGCGAACCCATCACTTTGTCCGATTTTTTGGCGGATTCTTGGACTCTTGTTACTCGAaagaagaagaaagcaaagcagaGTCGATCGTCACCGCCGCATAGGTCGCCGGTGGCGAGGTCGATGAGCGAGATTCGAACTGCCAGACGGGCCTGTTTGAACTCGTTATTGGGTCCTGAGACTGTGTTGGATGCGGAAACGATCGTGGGCTCCCTAGCCTCGGGCGAGGCCCTGCTAGGAGTCCAAGCCTTGCCCGACCCACCACGTACTTGCGTGCATGTATTGTCACCGCCGCCTATCGTTGCTGCGTCTAGGGTTATCGATCCAGGATTCCCTACACTGGGCTAGGGTCGCGCACGGAGGATCTCTTGCATCGGCCGCATGGTAGGACGCGGGCCACTGCCCAGCCAGCGAGGGCCGCCGCCCGTCGTTGGTGCCGCTGCTGCCGCTGGTGCTGGACGTGGCTCTCCGCTCTTCGCTGCTGCGGGAGTTGCTGGGGGCGGCCGTGCCGTTCCTATCGCCACTAATGGCGGTGCTGCTGGACGTGGGGGGCTCCGCAGGCGCAGCACACCGGAGCAGCTGCCGGCCGTGGTGCTCAACCACCCACACGGCCGGGTCCGGTCGTGGCTTCCGGTTCTCTGACGCATCCGCGGGCAATCGCGAGTCAGACTGAGGAAACGGTACAACAGCCAGTAGCAAAGGTGCCAGCCCTTGGAAGGGGTCGCGGTGCTACCAATGAATGGGACGGCCAAGGGCGTGGTGGATACAACAGAGACGGTCCGAGGTACAACCGTTATGGACAGTGGGGAGACGACGGGTATGAAGCATATGGTCCGGGGTTGCACCGTGGATCATCATCCGGTGGCGGCCGCGGTTATAACTGGCACAATGGAGACGGCCCGGGACATTTTCAAGGTCCACCCGGTGACTTTGTTGAGGGCGTTTCCGGTCCCAATGACCGTTACCGGGGAGGATATCGGCGGGGCGGGAGGGGCAGGCGTCCACCTCCACCACGAcagcctccacctccacctccaccacacGTTGCAGACTCGTCTACGGGAGCGGAGCTCGACCACACGGCCGATGTGGCAGACGCTCCATCCTCGTTGCCCGCGGCTGCGGTGGATGCAGTCAAGGCGCTGGCAGCGGCCATCGTTCCGGTAGCATCTGGTGCCGGTAAGATTGACAAAGGGACGGACAAATCTGAGGGAGAGAAACTTTCAAAGTGGGCAATTAAGAAGAAAAAGCTGCCTTGCTATAGATGTGGTGAACCGGGTCATTTCGTGGCAGAGTGTACGAATGAGCTTTGTGATTATTGTCTCCGCTCCTAGCATGTGACCGGGGAATGCCCTCTCCTTTCCGGTCCTAAGCCTGACATTAACATTTTTGGGGTCTGCTGTAAGGAGTTGATGTTTTTTGAGACACCGGAGGTGGATCCTCTACCACAGATGGTTGAGAGTTCATTCCCGATAGTTATCAGAGTTACTAATGGACAGTTGGTCGAGTCTCAGATCGTCAGACAGCTACGTGAGTTAGTGCCGGGTAATTATCAGTGGCATCTAGAACAGTTAGAAGGCCAGTCTTATAAGGTTGACTTTCCCACTAAGGAGGATCAGATGCATGTTCTTAAGTGGGGTTTATGCAGAGTTACGAGCACAAGCATTGTTATCGCTTTTGATGAGTGGAAGCAGGAGGAACCTGAGGGTACACCTTTGGAGAAGGTGTGGGTTCGTTTTCATGGCGTGCCACCTAAATATGTAAAACATTTTCTGATTGCTTGGAGTGTGGGTGGTCTGATTGGTACGACAGAAAAGGTTGACATGCCATTCACTCGCGCACAAAACGCTACGAGGTTGTTGGTCAGTGTTGTGAGTGTTGAGCATATACCAGATGTGGTCAGATGGACACATGCTGGAGTCAATTATGTCTTAGAGCTTGAGATCGAGGATACTGCAGTTTCCGAGGAGgggcgtc from Triticum aestivum cultivar Chinese Spring chromosome 4A, IWGSC CS RefSeq v2.1, whole genome shotgun sequence harbors:
- the LOC123084164 gene encoding uncharacterized protein, whose product is MAWSCRHRTPAFLFFVVQVCLVPRAFASSSLAISPSTLSLRVPRPVLPRFNTASLQNLKYWSRTTDGRSGSPSPPLVAGLSPPPPHALKGEPMGGSLRSQDPRTSLAGASGEKATEAGSRDDHGSPAEIGRGQGKFTQWRVYFCAETDPGNWIEGRVRFTPHSRWLVFFDLENAILAGDYWPDGDSIEVGRRFKIDGFDVLVDECVQVDLRSKRPELIDLTETRLHGKSGGRFWALIDSDDEDQGEDHSFSRTEVCPQGTEPTETPALIGAPDRRHSKFQKVKPKMKPWIGPIPKVFREPITLSDFLADSWTLVTRKKKKAKQSRSSPPHRSPVARSMSEIRTARRACLNSLLGPETVLDAETIVGSLASGEALLGVQALPDPPRTCVHDAGHCPASEGRRPSLVPLLPLVLDVALRSSLLRELLGAAVPFLSPLMAVLLDVGGSAGAAHRSSCRPWCSTTHTAGSGRGFRFSDASAGNRESD